AATGGAAGATGAACCGCCACGGCCAGGCCTGGCAGATCGGCGACAGCCTGAACGCCTCGATCGGGCAGGGCTTCGTGCTGGCATCGCCCCTGCAGCTGGCGGTGATGACCGCGCGCATCGCATCCGGGCGCGAGGTCCGGCCCCAGCTGGTCCGGTCCATCGACGGGGTGCGCCAGCCGATCCCGGAATACCCGCCCCTGGACATCAGCGACGCCGCGCTGCGCGTCGCGCGCTTGGGGATGGATGCGGTGATGAACGCCGCGCGCGGCACCGCCCGGTCCTCGCGCATCATCCGCGAGGATTGGCGCGTCGCGGGCAAGACCGGCACCAGCCAGGTCCGCAACATCACCGCCGCCGAACGCGCGCGGGGGGTCATCTCGAACGACCAGCTGCCGTGGAACCGGCGCGACCATGCGCTGTTCGTGGCCTATGCCCCCTATGAGGCGCCGAAATACGCGATCTCGCTGGTGGTGGAACATGGCGGGGGCGGGTCGACCGCCGCCGCGCCGCTGGCCCGCGACATCCTGCTGTTCGCGCTGAACGGGGGGCTGCCGCCGCTGGATGCCGTGCCATCGGACCAGCGCGCCGCGATGGAGGCGCGTCACGAGGCCATGCAGCTGTATCAGCCCGAGGCCCCGCGCCCGGGCCGCAGCCGGGCCTGAGCCATGTCCTATCTGGATTACCAGGTCGCCCAGGTGCCAACCGGCCTGCGCAAGGTCTTCTATATCAGCTGGCCGCTGGTCCTGCTGATCACGGCGGTCTGCTGCATCGGGTTCCTGATGCTCTATTCCGTGGCGGGCGGCCGGATGGAGACCTGGGCCGAGCCCCAGATGTACCGCTTTGCGGCGGGCATGGTCCTGATGCTGGGGCTGGCCTTCGTGCCGATGTGGTTCTGGCGCGGCATATCGGTCGCGGCCTATGTGGTCTGCTTTCTGATGCTGGTCGCGGTGGACATGTTCGGGGTGATCGGCATGGGCGCGCGGCGCTGGATCGATATCGGCCCGATCCGCATCCAGCCATCCGAGCTGATGAAGATCTCGCTGGTCCTGCTGCTGGCGGCCTATTACGACTGGCTGCCCATGAACAAGGTGTCGCGGCCGGTCTGGGTGATCCTGCCGGTGCTGCTGATCCTGGCGCCGACGGCGCTGGTGCTGATCCAGCCGGACCTGGGCACGTCCATCATGCTGATCGCGGGCGGCGGGATCGTGATGTTCGCGGCGGGGGTGTCGCTGTGGTATTTCGGGATCGTGCTGGGGGCCGCGGGGGGGCTGGTCTATGCGGTCATGACCAGCCGGGGCACCGACTGGCAGCTGCTGAAGGATTACCAGTACCGCCGCATCGACACCTTCCTTGACCCCACCTCCGACCCTCTGGGCGCGGGCTACAACATCATCCAGAGCCAGATCGCCCTGGGATCGGGCGGCTGGTCGGGGCGGGGCTTCATGCAGGGCACGCAGTCGCGGCTGAACTTCCTGCCCGAAAAGCATACGGACTTCATCTTCACCGTCCTGTCCGAGGAGTTCGGCTTCATCGGCGCCTCGTCGCTGCTGGTCCTCTATCTGCTGATCCTGGGCTTCTGCGTCTATTCGGCGCTGACCAATCGCGACCGTTTCGCAAGCCTGATCACCTTGGGCATCTCGGGGACGTTCTTTCTGTATTTCGCCATCAACATGGCCACGGTGATGGGGCTGCTGCCCGCCAAGGGATCGCCCCTGCCGCTGGTCAGCTATGGGGGGACATCGCTGATGATCCTGATGCTGGGCTTTGGCCTCGTGCAATCCGCCCATGTCCACAGGCCCCGATGAGGGTCCGGTTCTCGGCCCCTGACGGTGCCTGGCGGGACTGGGCCCCCGCCCTGCGCGCGGCCCTGCCCGAGGCCGACCTGGCCCGCGACGGCGATCCGGCGGGGTTCGACGCGATCATCTATGCGCCGGGCGGCGACATTACGGATTTCACCCCCTATCGCCGCGCCCGCATCGTCCAGAGCCTCTGGGCCGGGGTCGAGCGTATCGTCGGCAACCCGACCCTGACCCAGCCCTTGGCGCGGATGGTCGATCCGGGGCTGGCGCAGGGGATGGCGGAATACTGCACCGGATGGGTGATGCGGGCGCATCTGGGCATGGACGCCTATGCCCAGGACGGCGTCTGGCGCAACGGCACCGTCCCGCCCTTGGCGCCCGAGCGGCGGGTCACCATCCTGGGGATGGGGGCCTTGGGCCGGTCGGTCGCGGCGATGCTGGGGGCGGTGGGCTTCGATCTGTGCGGGATCAGCGCGTCGGGGCGGGCGGTGTCGGGGCTGCGGGTCCATCCCGTGGGCGATCTGGACCGGCTGCTGGGGCAGGCGGGGATTCTGGTCTGCCTGCTGCCCGACACCGACGCGACGCGGGGCCTGCTGGATGCGCGGCGGCTGGCGCTGATGCCGCGGGGGGCGTGGCTGATCAATCCGGGGCGCGGCACGCTGATCGACGATGACGCCCTGCTGGAGGGGTTGGCGCAGGGGCGGCCGGGCCATGCGGTGCTGGACGTGTTTCACCGCGAGCCCTTGGCCCCCGACCACCCGTTCTGGGCCCATCCCGCCGTCACCGTCACCCCTCATGTCGCGGCCGAGACCCGTCCCGCCACCGCCGCCCCGGTCGTGGCCGAGAACCTGCGCCGGGCGATGGATGGCCGCCCGATCCTGCATCTGGTGGACCGGGCGCGGGGATATTAGGGGTCGCGGGGCGGGTCCTCGGACCGGGCCTGGGCCACCAGTTCCTTGGCGCGGGCGATGCGGTCGGCCATCTTCTTGTCGCGCCGCCGGCGATAGGCGCGGAAGACCGGCACCGTCAGGTAATGCGTCAGGATCGACACGGCCAGGCCCAGGATGCCGCCCCCCACCATGTAGGGCCAGAAGATCTGGGCGAAGAAATCCGACAGGCTGTGCCAATGCGCGGTCTCGGGGCCGAAGATCGACTGGATGTTGTGCCACAATTCGCCCGTCGCGCGCGAGAATTCGCGAAAGATGAAATGCGGCGACAGTTCCCCGCCCAGGCCCAGGATCGACCGCCCGAACCCGACCGAGATCAGCGCGATGAAGGGCAGCGTCACCGGATTGCCCACGAAGGTCGCCAGCAGCGCCGCCAGGATGTTGCCGCGGATGATCCAGGCCACCGCCGCCGCCGACAGGAAATGCAGCCCGAACAGCGGCGTGAAGGACACGAAGACCCCCGCCGCCACGCCCCGCGCGATGCGGTGCGGCTGGTCCGGCAGGCGGCGCAGGCGATAGGCGACATAGGTCCCCGCCCGCCGCCATCCGCCGCGCGGATAGATCATGTCGCTGGCGATCTGGCCATAGCTGCGCGGTTTGCGGCGTTTGAACACGGGGTCACCGATGCGGGCGAAGGGGGTGCCCCTTCAGGGTTTCAGGGCCGGGTCCCGCACGCGCGAGACCTGCGCGACATCGCTTTCCGCCTCCAGCGCGGTCAGCAGGTTGTGCAGATGTTCATGGTCGCGCAGCTCGACCTCGACCTCGATGCGGTAGAAATCGGGTTTGCGCGCGATGAATTCCAGGTTCGAGATATTCGCCCCCTGCGCTCCGATCAAGGTGCAGATCCGCCCCAGCACGCCCGCATCATGGCGGATGGTCAGGTTCAGCACGGTGGAATAGGCCGCCGGGTGGCGCCCCTCGCGCCATTGCAGATCGACCCACCGGTCGGGCGCATCCTCGAATTCGGCCAGAACGGGGCAGTCGATCGCATGGATGACCACGCCGGCGCCGCGATAGGTGATGCCCACGATCCGTTCGCCCGGCAGCGGCGCGCAGCAGGGCGCGCGCTTGAAATTCGCATCCGCCTCCAGCCCCGCGAAGGGGCGCTTGCCGTCGATCTCGTCCTGGTGGTCGGCCAGTTCGGGATAGAGGACGCCCAGCACCTCTTTGGCGGAATTCTCGGCGCTGCCGATCCGGGCCAGCAGATCCTCGGCCGAGGGCAGGCCCATCTGGCGCGCCGCGGTGCGCAGCGCCTTGTCGGTGACCTTGCGGCCGACATGTTCGAAGCTGACGCGCACCAGTTCGCGGCCCAAGCGCATGAAGCGGTCGCGATCCTCCTCGCGCAGGGACCGCCGGATGGCGGCCTTGGCGC
Above is a genomic segment from Paracoccus aestuarii containing:
- a CDS encoding DUF2062 domain-containing protein, whose protein sequence is MFKRRKPRSYGQIASDMIYPRGGWRRAGTYVAYRLRRLPDQPHRIARGVAAGVFVSFTPLFGLHFLSAAAVAWIIRGNILAALLATFVGNPVTLPFIALISVGFGRSILGLGGELSPHFIFREFSRATGELWHNIQSIFGPETAHWHSLSDFFAQIFWPYMVGGGILGLAVSILTHYLTVPVFRAYRRRRDKKMADRIARAKELVAQARSEDPPRDP
- a CDS encoding 2-hydroxyacid dehydrogenase, giving the protein MRVRFSAPDGAWRDWAPALRAALPEADLARDGDPAGFDAIIYAPGGDITDFTPYRRARIVQSLWAGVERIVGNPTLTQPLARMVDPGLAQGMAEYCTGWVMRAHLGMDAYAQDGVWRNGTVPPLAPERRVTILGMGALGRSVAAMLGAVGFDLCGISASGRAVSGLRVHPVGDLDRLLGQAGILVCLLPDTDATRGLLDARRLALMPRGAWLINPGRGTLIDDDALLEGLAQGRPGHAVLDVFHREPLAPDHPFWAHPAVTVTPHVAAETRPATAAPVVAENLRRAMDGRPILHLVDRARGY
- the rodA gene encoding rod shape-determining protein RodA, which gives rise to MSYLDYQVAQVPTGLRKVFYISWPLVLLITAVCCIGFLMLYSVAGGRMETWAEPQMYRFAAGMVLMLGLAFVPMWFWRGISVAAYVVCFLMLVAVDMFGVIGMGARRWIDIGPIRIQPSELMKISLVLLLAAYYDWLPMNKVSRPVWVILPVLLILAPTALVLIQPDLGTSIMLIAGGGIVMFAAGVSLWYFGIVLGAAGGLVYAVMTSRGTDWQLLKDYQYRRIDTFLDPTSDPLGAGYNIIQSQIALGSGGWSGRGFMQGTQSRLNFLPEKHTDFIFTVLSEEFGFIGASSLLVLYLLILGFCVYSALTNRDRFASLITLGISGTFFLYFAINMATVMGLLPAKGSPLPLVSYGGTSLMILMLGFGLVQSAHVHRPR